In Thermodesulfobacteriota bacterium, the genomic stretch TCCTGTATAGAGAACGGACAGAACTGCATCTCTAAAGATAAGTTTCTTGAAAGCAGCAATAGCACCGGGAATCGTATAATGATCATCCTCAACAATGATCTTTACTTTTCTGCCATTGATTCCCCCCTGATCATTGATATTTTGAAAGTACGTCCTTGTGGCATTGGTTATGGGGATGCCAACGGGGGCAGCCACTCCCGTCTGATCCGCAATTACTCCAATCTTTATGGTGTCTTTGGTAACCCCCCTCACTTCCGTAGAGTGTGCATAGTTGTTTCCCAAAAGGAGCATCAAGGCTATTGCTGAAAAACATATAGCCGTAAAATTATGCCCCCTAACCAAAATTTCTTCTTTCATAGCTATCTCCTTCTTTCAATAAACGTATTGTCAAAAATTATTTCCCCTCTCCCCTTGTGGGAGAGGGTTAGGGTGAGGGGTGAGAAGAGCATCCCTGATAAACTCCAAAACACCTTCTAAGTTATTGAATCCTTCATTCTCCCAAAATCTCAGTACTTTATACCCTTCAGCCCTAAGCCATTCGTCCCGTATCTTATCGTTTGAATTATGTATATGCTGCCCGCCATCTACCTCCACAAACACTTTATTTTCAAGATTTACAAAATGCCCAACTGGTGTTGATGACGAAATTTAAACCCCTCTACCTGCCTATTCCTGAGATGCTTCCATAAATACTGCTCCGTGTTCGTAGAGTTTTTCCTGAGTCTTTTGGCTATGCCGGTCAGATTTTTCACCCCCACCCTCGCCCTCCCCCCTCAAGGGGGAGGGTTTCTCTTATATTTCAATATGTTTTAAAATAGTTTTTCATAAAACTTTTGACATTACCTTGATAGGCATATTGTCAAAAGATTCTTAATTATAGAAACTTTTCTATCGATCCTCTCCCACCACTCACCGAACGTCCCCAACCAAAAGAATCCTTTCCATCGAAGGACTACAAAGGCCTCCTTGCAGAATACCAATTACAATGTGGCAAAATGCTGTCCCCTGTTAAATTAATAGGCTGGAGAAACTTTGATACATCAAATAAGTCTTCTACCTCGCAGCCCTTATATAATCAGTGAAGGGAACAAACTTCTGATTTTCGATATCGGCCTTATACATCTTACAGTAGTCAGTCCCCTGGTGCTTGTCTGTTCCATATGTTACAGAAGCCATAATGTTACCCATGTCAAAATCCTTTATTGACTCAATTGCCTTAACTAGGCCGGAACGGGTGAGATTTTTTCCAGCTCTTTTCAACCCCTCAACCATTATCACTGCCTGACACCATCCCTGGTTATACTGTCTGTAACGGATAATCATCTCTTTTTTGTCATGATATTTCAAGGTTATCTTCTTCATCTCGTTTATACCTTTACAATCATCATGCCAGGAGGCAAAAGAATTGGTAGCAACAAAACCCTTAGCGGCATCTCCTACAATCCTTATCACGTCCTCGGTGCAGGCATATTTGGTTCCTATAGGGATGGGTTTATAGCCGAAACGCTTCGATTCTCTCAGGAATGTAGCAGCATTGCCTTCGGTCGTATGCAAAATAACATGGCTAGCACCTTCCCTTTTTAAGTTCAATACTTGTGAACTGGCCTCTATTGCACCTGGCTGTATGACCTCTTCCGCTGTCAATTTTAGTCCATAGGCTTTGGCCTGTTCATGGCACGTACGGGAACCAACTTTCCCGTGCTCAGTATCAGCCCGGATGAGGGCAATTTTCGCATCCTTTGCCTTGAGTACGTTTATTACGTAGTTAAAGATTATTTTTATCTCATCCTCATAGGTAGTACCTTCAGTGAAATGATACGGTCTAACTGGATGAATAAAGAAATCGGTGGTTGAAGTCATCATGGTTGGAAGCCCTTCCTTAGTAATCTGTGAAGCAAGAGCAACCCCAGAGCCAGTAGAGCCTATCTCAAAGAACATAAATATTTTATCCCTATAAACCAGCTTCTTGAAGTTTGATATATCCCTGGCAACTGAATACCCTCCATCCTCGATAATTACCTTGAATTTGCGGCCGTGTGTCCCTCCCTGATCATTAATATATTGCAAATAGGTTTTTATCCCTGTATGCAAAGGTATTTGAAGCTGAGAAGTGGGACCAGTTATGTCGGATACCACCCCAACCTTTATGGTTTCACTGGTCAGTCCGGTAGTTTCATCAGCGTATCCGTGGGTAACTCCAAATAAAAACAGAATTGAAACGAAAGAGACAGCAAGCAATAAGGTAACCCCTTTTTTCATAATTCTTATCCTCCTGCAAGTTTTATGTACAATACTCAAATTATTATAGTTAAACATCTTGACTCCTTGATCTAGCTTTCATTACCTTTATGTATCCTAGAGTAGATTTGGGGGGAAAGCTATTTCTCCAATTTCATCCAATCTGATATTGGTGTCAACAATCCTTCTTCGACATTAGCCTTATACATCTTTACATATCTAGATCCTTTATGGTCATTAGGTCCAAAGGTGACGTGGCCACATAGTCCCCTCATATCAAAATTCTTGATGGACTCCAA encodes the following:
- a CDS encoding ABC transporter substrate-binding protein codes for the protein MKKGVTLLLAVSFVSILFLFGVTHGYADETTGLTSETIKVGVVSDITGPTSQLQIPLHTGIKTYLQYINDQGGTHGRKFKVIIEDGGYSVARDISNFKKLVYRDKIFMFFEIGSTGSGVALASQITKEGLPTMMTSTTDFFIHPVRPYHFTEGTTYEDEIKIIFNYVINVLKAKDAKIALIRADTEHGKVGSRTCHEQAKAYGLKLTAEEVIQPGAIEASSQVLNLKREGASHVILHTTEGNAATFLRESKRFGYKPIPIGTKYACTEDVIRIVGDAAKGFVATNSFASWHDDCKGINEMKKITLKYHDKKEMIIRYRQYNQGWCQAVIMVEGLKRAGKNLTRSGLVKAIESIKDFDMGNIMASVTYGTDKHQGTDYCKMYKADIENQKFVPFTDYIRAAR